The following is a genomic window from Polypterus senegalus isolate Bchr_013 chromosome 9, ASM1683550v1, whole genome shotgun sequence.
ATTCACTCTAAGAAGGAATATAAGGTTTtatgaaacaaagcaaaaaggGATAAACCAAAAAATAATTCCTCTGCGTTTGACTATAAACATTCATTGTTCTATTTGATCAATGCTAAATTCCCTATATTCCTTAGCATAAACAAAACTAACTCTCTTGCCTGCCATGTAAGCATTAGGATAATGCGCACCATGGTGTCTGTGGACCCATGAATCCTTATGGTCTATTAAGGTTCCAGGCAGTCCGGGTGTCTGtccttgaaatggaatttttctcCTAGAAGAAACTGTTCCTACCTAGACATACAGTGCTTTGAGAAACGTATCCTGTATCCCCCTCTTGGTGTATGTCCTGTTTTGCTgcattacattttcttattttactatcaatatactgtataatgttttatAAGGTGCAATGTTCAACTGTAGGCCTTATCAAAGAACTTGCATAAAACCCATGCACACAGATGTACCACCTTAACTCCATTTCTAGTTTTCTAGGTTCAACGCTTTGTTTTGGGTCttctttgtatatttaaaatctaacaactaatcaaaaattatttttaataataatacattttatttatatagtgcctttcccatgctcaaggcacttacattTTCCTGAATCCAAAAAATAACTGAGCCCTGTCATTAATAGTGCTTAATTTTTTAAACACCACATTTGGCAGAAACTACAGCCAAAGTTGCCAAAATATGAATTCCCAAGTTAGCCATCATTTCAACTGTAAGTAGTACAGCAAATGTGAAGTTATAAGAAAGCGGGCCTATAAGAATGCTTACGTAAAGaaatataatttcttttcaaattttgtgTTCAATGCAAATATTTCACAATACACAGTTAATAGAGTACACAGATAGGCAGGTAGATTTCAGAATACAGTATGCAACCTGTAAAAGGTGATAGGTTGTTTTAATTTGTCCTTTACCACTTCACCATTCAGATATGGACTAAAAAAAACTTATTTCTGACtatctaatttaaaaaatggtattgTGTTTTCCAAATCACTGCTAAACATCAAATAGACTTGAAAAAACTTTTTCCTAACTTGACACAGGTGTATGAGGTGTTAACTTGGTGCCACATCACAGGCTGTGATCTTAGACAAAGGTTCATTCAGTGTAAGACAGCTTTTTCATTTACTATGCCACAGCAATGGagtaagtttaatttttttctccattcttcagaGGTCAAACCATATACTACATATCACAGATCAGTGCATTTTAAATATACCTGAGGCATTTCCTTCCTTCATCCAAGGTTGAACTCCCACTTTAAATAAGTGAGTGACAAATAAAACATAGTCACAAAAGCATCAGTGCATACTACATAATagtaaaatatgaacaaaaattttaaataatctcCTTCCAACAAGTACTCAAAGCTGTGTTTGAATACTCAGGGACACcgatatgttttttgttttcacattgaGGTCCTTATAGGCAGTTCTGGTATTTAGAGAAACTCAAAATACTGCACACCAACTTGTATTGCTAACATGCATGTTATTAGCTGTAAACTGCATTCATGAAAAGCAAAAAACTTCTTTTGACCAAGATTGCAAAATTACATTGTGCATTTTCCCACAGCTCTCTACTTCATCTTttagacagaaaaaataaagcttCAAATAAAGGATCGTACAGCTGAAAGGGTGCCTagttaaaatgtatatacagtaccatgacATTTTCAAAGCCCGCTTGGTTCTTAACAGAGTCatgataaaaatatgtatatttcttgtcaatttttttttttacattaagatGCCTATCCTTTAACAATTACATATTGTACTTCAcagatgaaagaaaaatataagaaaaaaaaaaagaggtttaGTCAGGTTCCTCATCTGGTTCCCAACAGAATTAGCTGCTGTTCCTGCTTCTAATTATACTATAGGACCACTGCATGTAGGTCCTTCTACTAATATAAACCTTTACTGTTCAATGCGTCTGTTGTATGTATATTAGGATCCTTGTGACTGATAGGTATCagctgataaaaataaaaacacacacatatccatTTCTTACAGTACCTTATTGTCATTTTACTTCTCTTTGGATATGTACCTGTTGATCAATAATCTTTCATCCACTTTAAAATGCCCTACTCTGCTATAAACAATTATTCTTATGAAGATCACAGGGAACTGCAGAAAATCCAGGCAAGAACAGTGCAAGGATAAAttacatctttcaaaaaataCCACTATATATAGCTCAATTTTTGTGTATTGCTTACTAAATGCGAATAGAAGATAATTAtctatttaaatttcaaaatgaaataaaagattaTTATAGTACATGGTACAGGCAATTTAGGTAGACATCTCCTTTAGTCATAATACACTGCTTGATATGGTCACAGTATTAAAATTAATGTCATTTGATCTCCAGAATAATAGCACCATTATTTCTGGCACTTGAACAAAAATCAggaaataataaagaaagaaataggtTAGCATTTTTAAGCTGATTTCTGCCACTGATAATATGAAAGGCTAGTTTTTCTTGTGACAACTAGTGCAGTTTATTCCCaaagaaaattcatttttaagttaTGGTGATACAAATCTAATTTGTATCCTAAAAATGAGCAATAAATGCACTGCAAGATTTAGACAAGAAATATGtgcaatgtaaaaatgtatatgttatgCAATCCTACTCTTCTCATTATTAACAAGCTACTCATCAACCAGACAAAATATACTGAATAAACTTGTGTACGTGGTTAAAAAGGATACACAAAAtttaagtaaaacataaaatagtgGTTAGCAATttcttcccaaaaaaaaaaatgtctctatTAAGTCATgagataaatatatacaaaaatctaacaaaaggacactgtgggagaaaataaaaaacatatacacACCTTGACGTATTTGTTCTTTAAAGGCCTCTTTCTCTTTAGATAACTTAGGAAGATGGTTATTGTTCTGAAATTACAGAGGCAAGATAAATTGCCATACTTaaatttaatgaatttaaaagattaaaaccAAAATTATTCAGTATTGTCACATTTTCTAGAACTTGCCATTGCAACATAGAAAAGTGCCTCAGTAATGCAGCTGATGATGGCTTTATTTAAACAGAGTAAATGACTGATTTTTGAGTATTTGTCTTCTCTGCCTTGTAAAAACtgatccattcatttttattatgaccACTTCAACACAaattctatctatatatatctatttatctctTGCTATATATGTATACCTCTACTGTCTATCTTGAGTAGGGTCGGGCagctaaagcctatcccagcaagtaaCTGATGCAGATAAAATACAGCATTATATATATttcccataaacacacacacacacacacaactacagCACAGTGCATGGGGCTGCTGCTTCATGAATCCAagatcctgggttcaaatataacacaagtagtaatttgttttgggttgagtttgcttgttctctctgtgtttgtaTAGGTTTTACTTCACATTATTTAAAGCATGCAGGCATGGTTAATTGATGGCTTTTTGATATGTGCATGAGTGGATAAAGTGATAAGACTGGTAACCTATCAATgacagtttcctgccttgcatctaatGATGCTGGATGGGCATGACCCTTAAATCTTAAACCAATTCTGATTCATAAGAAAGTTGTAATACTGAgtgatgaatttaaaaaatacaaaaagacagcTATACTCCTAGGTAAAGCTAAACAGAATAAACTCTTTAAATCATTTGCATGTTAACACCAAATGTCCCTTTATACCATACAAGATGTATTACAAGAGAAAACTATCAAATAGAAGTTCATTTTTCACCACTACTTTAAAATTGCtttgcagtttaaaaaataaattctaagcAATAACATTACACACTAACACAGAAGATTTCACACACTTCTCAAACATCAACCTACCTCACTCAACCATTTTTCCAAATACTTTGCTATCACAATTATCCATGGTGTATGGCTATGATCCTGTAcatttacaaggaaaaaaaacaacaaagtaaaaatCAGGGGTACTAAAAATTAAACTATAATTTCTTGCAGTGCAGATTTATTGCATTGCCAAaggatgtagttttttttttttatattataaagtaCCTTCTTATCCATATTTTCCAACTCAAAACTCTGAAAGTGTTTTTTGAGAGATGTAAACGGCTTATCCAATCGTAAATCTTCCAGTGCATTATCTGGATGAGATTCTACCACTGAAGAAGGAAATATATTTATCAAATACTAGGTTAGTGATTATtaacatttgatacatttttccttatttaattattacatttttattatttatttattgttctgacacctttctctcatgtcCAGCATTATGTTTCAGCAATCTGTGCcatagtagctcttctgtgggatcagaccaaATGGGCTAGCCCTCACTTCTCACATGATCAATCAGCCTTGAGCACCAATGGCCCTGTGGTTAGTTTACTAGATGTCCTTGACCACTTTTGGTAGATTATAACTGctgcataccaggaacaccccacaagacctgcggTTTTGGAAATGCTCCAACCCACTTAGTAATCGTAATTTGGtccttgtcaaagttgctcagatcctaATGTATGCCAATTTTAATCACGGaaaacacatcaccttcaagaactttactgttcacttgctgtctaATGTATCCCAATCCTTGATGGGTGCCATTGCAATGAGATAATcgatgttattcacttcacctttcagcgattttaatgttgtggttgatAACATTTTTCAAGATAAacatactttcattttatttgcagtAATTTAGCTGTAAATGATTTTTCTCAgtttcatttctttatatttttaaccattataccataataataataaaaaaaaaaaaaaggtcagtcgAATTACGAGGTCGGTTTACTTACCAGTGTGTTCCTTTGTCAATAATCTCATGTATCCAACAAGCCCATATGTCCGACAGACTAAGAGAGGTATTCCAGCATTCCACAAAATCGTAGATAATTTTAGCAATGtactaaaaagataaaaattacacatttttgctAAGGGCATTTTGGAAATCACCCCAACTTATTTTTACTGTAATCCATAACTGAGaccaatagaaataaaaactaataccTTTCTGGTAACTGCACCGCAATTACCATACTAAATCGTTGGAAAAATTCTGGATCATTGTCTAGGAGCTCTTCTGGACTCTATAGGAAACAGCAGAAATATCTTGGAAAATTCAGAAAACATGCTACTtttttgaaatgcaaaaacattctccatattttgcatttaatgaTATAATAATTCCTTGAACTGAATCAACAGAGTAACACTCTGGAGTTAAACATACAAatcaatacacatttttttagccttacaaaagaaaattattattccCATGgaaagacattaaaatatttagccTCTTTATACCAATATTTTATTTAGCAGGAGTAGTACAATTAAAGTCAGAAATGTGTAATGCATTTAAAACTTCTTACCTCTTCAACAAAATTACCAGACACATCACTGTTAAGTTCCTGCAACAATTCTGTGGCAGCATAAGCTCTGTTCTGTATaggaaaatgaaaagattttaaaatattttaatactttgcTAGGAGAAAAAGAGGTAACAGGTTAAAATAATACACTCATGAACATACCTTACCAAAGCATGTCTTAGTTAGGAAGAAGCTATAAATGAAACAACACATATGTAATCAGATGTTTGCAATAACAAAgattgtgttttctatttaagCACCttggaaataaatattttctactAAGATATAAAACATATGtttaaaatagaaaagtaaaCCTAAAAATTAGGCAACCTGCAATTTACCTAAAAGATAGCTTAAACCAGTTTGAAAATATTGAGTTACAAAGATtctaaacataaaaaagacaaaaatgtcagTGCCAATGTAAGAATTTTCAATATTTGATAAGCTGAACATTTGACAGAACTCAAAACACCAAAGAGACATAAGACACCTTTTCATTATATTTGCACTGGGATTATATGCTACTAAAACTGTTCTGCATGAGCCATGCTCATGTTCCACATCATCAAAAAGTTGGGATTAAATTCTGATACTTTTTGCTGTATGAAGTGAATAGCTTTAAACTCttcacagaaaaatgtggcagagCAAAAGTGAAGGCTATATGcaagaatttttaattatttatacatttacttGCTGTGTATGCCTTTTTGTTTTAGGAATACTAGGGACATACTGGGATTTGATTTAGTAATACTCAGCCATACTACAATTGGTGAAGTCTTTCTGAATCATAATTTTTTGCAATCTGATCCCATCCATATTAAATCCTTCCTGGAAAATTTCATCCATCTGACAATTTGTAGAACAGAtggaattaaagaagaaaaaaaacatttaattttcactttttaatacaacagcacttaaaatatttatttttgagtgatagaaagcaaagcaaaaacataTGTATGTGCATCACATAACTTTCATTGATTCGATTCAATGACATGTTAGGTGGACAGGTGATGCCAAATTAGCCCCTGATGtgtatgtgttcaccctgtgatgggttgacaccttgtccagggattgttcctaccatGCACCCAATGCTTGCAGAGATAAGAGTCAGCTTCCCTGTGACTCTGTTCTGgataagcagatttagaaaatggatgaatggatataatATTCTCTGACAGTAAATTCATTAAATaccatttacactaatgaatTCTAGTTCATGAATTTACTAGTGTAAATCTAGTTCAACATCCAAGACGCAAGGTAGTAACCACCCTGAATAGGGTGGCAGTCTAACAATTGGTATGCTGATGTAAATTATGCTCACAGCTAATTTACAGTGAACAATCATCTGTATCTGCAAATCTTAAACATCTTTGTGCACCTGAGAAGAAAACCAATAATGCAcagcataaacaaaaaataaaagtgcagctACAGGAATAACAAATGGACTCCATAAAAACAGTGGTGATTGGCCTAAGATTCAAagccaaaaatcaaaatgaagttgTGAGACATTCATTGCTAAAACACCAGGACAACCTGTCACCCCTAATTACTAATTATATCAATAGGTGAAATTATGCTCAAGTAAACCAGACTTTGCAAACAATCTTTATTTCATATATTGTTCTTCTATAGTAAATACCATTCAATGGCACATTACAAgtttggaaaaacattttttcttaaatactCTATAGGGGGGTTTGCATAAAGCTTCACAATGATTCAGAGGTAAGGACTGAACTAGTAATCCTGCAATACATAGCTTTCTTTCCTTCTATGCCAGTTGTGCTTACatgcagacacaaaaaaaaataatttagttactTATTTCCAACATCTTCTCCACTAACTGAATGTCCATCCACAATGGTAAATGCTCCAAtaccttaaagaaaaaaaaatcataaagaagcaaaataaagaaattgaCACAAGTGTTCATATCAGGTTAAAGCAACTGATGAAACATTGGGTTTTGTCAAATATAAAaaggacattttttaaaaaaccggTGCTTTGATATCTGTGCTTTAAAGTGCATTTTTAGtataaatcaaaaaattaatttagtaatACTCTACAAAAACCTTTCTAAAATTACATATAACAAAACACTTCATATTCCAATTGACATGACCTATAAGAACAACAATGCATTAGATTTTCAGAAACTGAGCCAGGCGATGCGGGTAACGGCGTATTATCATTATCGGCTATAATAGTATTTGAGGTTGTACCTGGAAGCACTAAATTCTTCATTATTTCTGTTCCCGTCGCCGAGGCATTGATTAAGCAGACATGTGCATTCTCCAGAGCTTCTTGACCATGATCTCCCCACAGTCTTCAAGGAATAAAGGGCAAGGAATTGCTCACAAgttcataaaatacattaaataaaacttaaaccaaTGGCTTCTggcatgtttcattttaattctgcAATGGTAAGATtaccaaatatttaaaatcagcTGCACATTATGAACTACTAGAAATTTTTAAACACCTCAGCAAAACCCATGTTCcaatttccattttaaatttgCTAACAACAACAGATGCTCATtgatgtgtttatatacatacattttaccTTTAAAGAACATTGGACTTTTCAATTTAGTTCCACCTGCACATTTCAATGGCCTACCGGCATATTAGAACATAAATACTCAAATATCAGGAGCAAGATAATACATTATTTCAAAAATCGAGAAATTGACATCTGGTTAGACCAGTTTTTATATCTGAACTCTCGGCTATCTTCACTACCTGAGCTGTCGAtcatatttttgttctttagttGCCTTGACTTTCATGGTTTCTGCCATATTTTTAAGTTCACACAGACGACTCTTTCATCGCCTTTCCTGCTCATTCTGCTGCGGCAGATTCGACACAGCCCAGTTGTTGACTGTAAAGTAAATGTAGTTCTCTGCTTTGGTAGTTGCACTTTCGACTGTAGTTTAAATTTTAATCGACAGAGGTCGCGGTACAAACACATAGTCATTCCTTTCCTCGCACATTATTGGAAGAATAAAGCAAGTTGAAATTCTAATATAAAACAACCAACTACACAGAACAGTTGACACAAGACCAACaagataaatgtaaaattattttttcagacAGAGCTAAATAGGACAAACTAAAATTGGAGACAGGTACATATTCTAAGATAGCTTAAGAGCAGGGACATTAATTATCCTCATATTTTCGAGTAGGTACTTTTTTAATTGTTCACTTTAGGTCGAATCTATCCTGGCGACACCAGCAGAAAACATTAGTGAATATTGCAGGATATACAAGTATACAAATATAAACGctgaaattttttatttgttagtcGATCTGAAACATAATTTCGAATGTAGTAGAACATCCAAGTAATGAAAACAAGATAGAATATGATTCGGTGCTTAAAGTTCACATACGTAGCTTATTTTGCCGCATGCTTAGTTTAACACACTTTAATTTCATAACTGATTATCATTCTCCACTTTGTCTTTTGTTAAGGCTAGTTTTGAGTAAACTATTTTTCACTGTTCCAGTTGTATTTTATCCCCTAGTACTACATCcccatatatttaaatatagatTATGTACCTGGGTATACCTTGCAGTAGACTGCCATTCCACCCTGGATTACAGTTCTGTTAGTTATTGCTCCATGGACATTCTTCATTTATGTGAAATGTTCAAAAGAATGTTTaggattttttaattaaaaaaaaaagaaacttgcaCAGCAGATGACCCACAACTGACTGGCAACTATTATAGCGCCATTGACCAGAGTTAGCCTGCTTTATTTTGCGATTCAATACAACAGATGGTGTTCCAGTGTTTAATGTGTAGGAGTAAGGAACATACACCCACATTCATGAATCATGTTTAAAATGTATGATGAAAAATTGGCTGTCAGAACTATAAGTGAAATACTACAACTTAGGTCTGTATTACGATTATTTGGAATATCCCTTGGGTGTCATTTATATGCAAATTTTGAGCCCAACACACAAAGTATGCCACTAGGTGCAAATCAGATGCTCAAGCATTGATATGAGTAAGCCAATCTAAATTCTATGACTAGCATAGTTGTTTTCACAAATTTGGTTTGTTTCTAAGGCTGATAAATTGAAAGTGTCAGGAGACTGAACAAATTCTAAAGTACTGGTgcttctttacttttttattcttgttttcttctgtACTTTGCAATTTGACATCTACCTTAGAGCTGGTCTTTAAACCTGTGAAGAGAACAACCTGCTCCAATATTAGTGAAGCAGCAGTGAAAGAGATGGTGCATGGCACTTGATGGTGAATGCAGAgttatgtttacattttgattAAATTAATATCCAATAATATTGTCTTTGGGCTTTGCTGCTTAATATAAGACAGCACCACCATGCTGTCCCATTTATAAACCTAAGgggacaaaatatataaaaaatagactAGACCAGTTACATACCTGCTAAATGCAACACATAATCATGGGTGGGGCTAGTGTCTATTCTAGAAGCACTgagggcaaggcaggaagcattcctgaatgggacaccagtccatttcaGAGTTTACTCATGAACACAGTCACACTCACACAGGGATAATTTGGCATCACCAATTTACCTGATTTGCATGGCTTTGAGGATGTGACAGGAAAACTACAATATCTTtgggaaaacccatgcagacattgggagaacacacaaactccacacaaactcacacctggtggcatggattgtggactatcttacagacagacctcagtatgtgtgtctcgggaactgcaggtctgacattgtggtcagcaacacaggagcgccacaggggactctactttctctggtcctgttcagcctatatacatcagacttccaatacaactcggagtcctgtcacgtgaaaaagttcgctgacgacactgctatcgtgggctgcatcagaggtgggcaggtggaggagtattggaagctaatcaaggactttgttaaatggtgcgactcaaaccacttacacctgaacaacagcaagaccaaggaactggtggtgggtTTTATGGGGCCCAGGCCCctaatggaccccgtgatcatcagaggagactgtgtgcagagggtacagacctatatatacctgggagtgcagctggataataaattggactggactgccaatactgatgctctatgtaagaaaggtcagagccgactatacttccttagaaggctgccgtcaacatttgcaataagatgctgcagatgttctaccagacggttgtggcgggtgccctcttctacacggtgttgtgctggggaggcagcataaagaagaaggacgccgcACACCTGGACAATcttgtgaagaaggcaggctctattgtagaaatgaagctggacagtttcacatccatggcagagcgatgggcgctgagcaggctcctgtcaatcatggagagtccactgcatccacttaacagtgtcatctccaagcAGCGGAgctgcttcagcgacagactgctgtcactgtcctgctccactgacagacagaggagattgttcctcccatacactatgtgactcttcatttTCACCCCGGggtgtaaacattaacattattcaaagttattgtctatttttacctgcatttttattactctttaatataatgtttttgtatcggtatgctgctgctagattatgtgaatttccccttgggattaataaagtatctatctatctatctatctatctatctatctatctatctatctatctatctatctatctatgaaactTGAGATTCAAACACAGAATGTTTGATCTGTAAGTCAGCAGCGTGACACCATGTCACCCTACAACAAAgtgataatatatttaataacttAATATAACAAActgataaacaataataatataaaacaacaaaacctgCAACCCCTAGCTTTAAACGTCTTTAACTCCTGACTGTTTCATGGTCACCAATGTGATGCAATACACTTCACAATTTATCTTTCGgccctctttttctttctgtatgtAATGTGTCCTCTTTCTCCTGTCACTAGAGCCCTTTCACCTCCTATCTCCTTACTATAGACTCTATGTGGTCAAGGCAGCTTTAAACCCAATCCTGTAAGCACCTCTGACCTAAGCCTAGAACTGCTTCTAGGATCAGCTCCATGTTTGCAACAAGAATGAGGTGCAAAAACAgttcctttttaaaatgtgatcatgcaagaaaaaactaaaaataattaagaTT
Proteins encoded in this region:
- the nae1 gene encoding NEDD8-activating enzyme E1 regulatory subunit isoform X2, translating into MAETMKVKATKEQKYDRQLRLWGDHGQEALENAHVCLINASATGTEIMKNLVLPGIGAFTIVDGHSVSGEDVGNNFFLTKTCFGKNRAYAATELLQELNSDVSGNFVEESPEELLDNDPEFFQRFSMVIAVQLPESTLLKLSTILWNAGIPLLVCRTYGLVGYMRLLTKEHTVVESHPDNALEDLRLDKPFTSLKKHFQSFELENMDKKDHSHTPWIIVIAKYLEKWLSENNNHLPKLSKEKEAFKEQIRQGIRKSETGAPEVEENFEEAIKNVNTALNPTKISSEVESIFNDEQCCNLTTQTSSFWLLARAVKQFVENEGHGNLPVRGTIPDMIADSDKFIKLQNIYREKAKEDAAVVSNYVASLLQSVGRPSESISEQEIRLFCKNAAFLRVVRCRSLAEEYNAENVNKDEISSYMDNPDNEMVLYLMLRAVDRFYQQHGRYPVIIDKM